TCTGAATTAATCAAGGTTTTACAATAAATCTTTAGTGGTAGCCTACTGGGTCTGGTGAGCTGATTCAGAACTAAGCACTGGTAAGGAGGGGTCACCCACGAAGAAATTGGAGGGCCTGAGGAAACAACAGAAATAGAGGAAGATGATGGTATATGTCCAAAGTGAAGGCAAAGTTGGTCATTTGGGCTAGAGCACAGCTTCCTGAAATGTGTCCTTTGGACTCTTGGAACAGGGTCCACTTCAGGTCCACACCAGCCACTTCTAGAGCCACAGACTTTGAGTCCTTGCCCCaggatcagtggttctcaaactatACAGGCAACCAGGGatctcttttattcttattttattttttgagacagggtttcactcttgttgcccaggctggagtgtaatgacatgatctcggctcactacaacctctgcctcccaggttcaagtcattctcctgcctcagcctcccagttagctggaattacaggcacccaccaacacaccgcactaatttttttgtaattttagtacagacggggtttcaccatattggccaggctggtctcaaactcctgatctcaggtgatccacccacctcggcctcccaaagtgctgagattataggcatgagccactgtgccaggcttcaGGGATCTCTTTCTAAGGGGCCTAATAGGAGAAATGAAGTGGGTGAGTGACAGAAGGAGGGGAGGGCATTATGATTCTACAGGCCCTCGATACTTCTGCCCCATAAACAAATAATGGGAATCCAGCATTTGTTTATAGCAGTCAGAAGGTCCAGTCTGGAATCTCCTCAAAGTGTGGTCACCATCAACATACGTAATAGGCTGAATTTAACAAAAGGATTTTCACCAAAGGAAGCTCGTTCCggcttctttaaattattttctggctgagcacagtggctcacccctgtaattccaacactgtgggaggacagggagggaggattgcatgagcccaggagttccagaccagactgggcaacatggtgagacttccatctctattaaaaatttcataaaaattaggtaagcatggtggtgctcacctatggtcctagctgcttggggtctgaggtaggaagatcacttgagcccaggaggtcaaggttacaataagccatgtttgtgccactgaactcgagcctgggtgacagagcaagcatgtctcaaaacacaaaaacaaaagaaaactctaaTTTAGCAAATGACTTTACGTTCAAGACATTAAATGATAATTAGCTCATCTAGATTAGCTTGTCACTTTCCACCtcaattctttttaaattcttgaagATAGAAGACACCTGGAACTAGCACACATAATCTAGGCTAATTTTTGGACCCTGTATAGCTTTGATTCCTACACATGCATATCCTCAGTCTACCTACAAACTGAGTCTTTTATGTTCCAGATTAACCTTCCTGAGATAACAGCTAATagtgcagccttttttttttcttttaagtggtACAAACatgactcactgaaaccttgacctcttgggctcaagtgatcctcttactttagcctcctgagtacctgggactacagacatggaccaccatgcctggctaaatctttttgtggggtttttttttggttttggtacaTACGGGGTCTcctgatgttgcccaggctggtatggaactcctggcatcaaaacgatcttcctgcctcagcctccctaaaggCTAGGAttacactgtgcccagcctcttttatcaatttttttggATATTGAGGAAATTAAGACACTTTGTtataccttctttctttttttttttttttttttgagacagagtatcactcagtagcccaggctggagtgcagtggcacaatttcgactcactgcaacctccacctttcgggTCCTGGTCCcttccaagcaattctcctgcctcagcctcccaagtagctgggattacaggaatatgccaccatacccagctaatttttgtatttttagtagagacggggtttcaccatgttggccaagaggctggtcttgaactcctgaccttgtgatcctcccaccttggcctctcaaagtgctgggattacaggcatgagccactgtgcccagcctgttataCTCTTCTTAATTATACCACTAGAAGTGCTTTTGCTCTGCCTACCTAAAAACCCAAATCCCTAACACAGCAATTACCATTAAAGatagttggtttttgtttgtttttgaaacagaatcttgttctgtcgctgggctggagtacagtggcatgacctcggctgactgcaaccttcagtttccaggttcaagcaattctcctggcccagccttccaagtagctgagaccacagggaccatagtgcacaccactatgcccagtggcgcaataatttttgtatttttggtagagacggagtttcaccatgttggctaggatggtatcaatcttttgaccttgtgatctgcctgctttggcctcccaaagtgctgggattacagccatgagccaccgagcctggcctgttttgtttttttgtatgtttttgtttgttcaagacagagttttgctcttgttacccaggctggagtgcaatggcatgatcttggctcactgcaattctcctgcctcagactcccaagtagctggaattacagtcatgtgccgccattccccgctaattttgtatttttagtagagacagagtttctccatgttggtcaagcaggtcttgaacttctgacctcaggtgatccacccacctcagcctcccaaagtgctgggattacaggcgtgagccgccgtgcccagcccaaagatAGTTTTTAAGAATGATGCCCTAGCAGAGGTTATGCAAGCAAGCAGGCTGCTTTAAAACTGtcagaggccgggcacagtggctcatgccttgatataatttggctctgtgtccccacccaaatctcatcttgaattgtactcccataattcccacatgttgtgagagggacccagtgggagataattgaatcatgggggcagtttcccccatactttctcgtggtagtgaatacgtatcatgagaactgatggttttataagggatttaGGTGCTTATGTCctcctcatttctctcttgccattgccatgtaagaagtgcctttcaccttccatgattgtgaggcatccccagccacatggaactgagtccaataaacctatttttctcccagtcttgggtatgtctttatcagtagtgtgaaaatgagctaatacatccctatgatcccagcactttgggaggctgaggtgggaggatcccttgaggtcaggagtttcagaccagcctggccaacatgatgaaaccccatttctacaaaaattaactgggtgtggtagcaggcacctgtaatcccagccactccagaggctgaagcaagagaattgcttgaacctgggaggtggaggttgcagtgagctgagattgtgccactgcaatccaacttgggcaacaaaacaagacttaatctctaaaacaataaataaataaaatttgaaaaaaataaaactgttgggGCATTAGACACACAGACAGCTGTCCAGAGACCAGGatctctgttttttgttgtttctgtttttccagttttattggttttatttaaacCCCAATAAAATAAGAACATTCAGTGTCTATTTACTTTCTGCACTTTGCAGGCTGGCACTGGCACTGGTGCCTCTGATGACCACCTGGGCTGCTCTTTCCAAGATGGCTTTGCAGGGAACATCATGAGTGATCTCAGCACAGTTAAGATTTGTTGCACACCAGCAGTACTTCCAGCTCCTTAATATTGTGGACCAGGAACTTCCAGAAGCCACCGGGCAGTACGTGCGTTGTCTTTTTGTTGCTCCCACAACCAATGTTGGGCATTGATCGGGCCCTTCAACCTTCGATGAACCCTGCTGTCAATATCTCTGTGTTTCCACCAGTTACACTCAGTTTTGACATGTCAGTCTGACTGGTGCCCAGTGAACTTTTTGGGCCTCTTTTTGATGACCTTGGGCCTCAGGAGGGGTCTGAGGGTGGCCATGATGGAGGAGATACCTGCCACCTCCATAGGCAGCACCAAGGAAGAGAGCTCAGGTCTTTCTGTAATGGTAAAAGAGGTCCCATAAAAAGTGAAGAAGCAATGATGCCCAACTTTTTTACAGTTGCTTAGCTGACAAACTTTTTTACAGTTGCTTAGCTGACACAGCTTCTCATCCATCCTATCTGCAATACCAGCTCATCCCATTACCAATCTCTTTTCTACACCTTCAACCTCATCTCAGTATTCTTCTCACCTCCTTACACAGACTGAAACCTGGTTCTTTCCTAGACACTTCCCCAACACCAACTGTAATTTATCATCACATACTCCTGGGGTTCAGGGTTAGGAGCACAGGTGGATTTACTATGAAGCTTATGAAACTTAAGCTCCAGTATCCCTAACTTCTGCAAGCTCCTTCTAAGGGAATTGTATTAGGAATGTGATCAATCTTCTATCTTCAAAAAATtggcggccaggtgcagtggttcacgcctgtaatcctagcactttgggaggctgaggcaggtggatcacctgaggtcaggagttggagagcagcatggcaaacacggtaaaaccccacctctagtaaaaacacaaaaaattaccgGGGgttggtggcagacgcctgtaatcccagctacccagcaggctgaggcagaagaatcacttgtaccagggaggcagaggttgcagtgagccaagattgtgccactgcactccagcctgggcaacacagcaagactcagtctcaaaataaatatttaaaaaattcagaccAAGCCGTACAGCACAGTAATACCCCGCCTCTGCAAAAGTACATTTCCAAATGGATGCTCATCTCACAATATCTAACTATAACCTACAAGGGTAATACAGACACTGGCCAAATTTCTTACTCTTCAGCCACACAACTTTGCTatttctccaattccatccaggaaTTCTCTTCCCCACAGAAACTatgctgtaacctctgcctatTAACTTCATAACCTTAATGTAAGCATGGCTTTCTTCTGACCTCAACATCTAGCACATATACCTTTTACCCTGCTTTTCTTCAAATAACGCACATTATCACATATTGCTGCTCTACCAGCATATACATTCAATTGAGAACTTTTCATTCACTACAGAATTCAGTGTCTGGCATACAGGAACTCAAGCATTTGTACAATTGTTGTCCAAAAGTGGTAGAACAGTACTTCTCAAACTTGGATCACATAGGGGCTCTTGCTCAAACATAGCCCAATTCAGAAGGCACAGGTTATACTCCAACAGGCATTTTTAATAGGCTTCCAGATGATGTCAAGTCCCAAGAATTTTCACCTACTTTCATTTATTCCATCTACATTACCAAGGTTAAAGCAACGTCACACCTAGACTTCACCTTTTACTGGGTCTCTCAGTACCATCATTTCTTTTACAACCTGCACAACCCCTCCAAATGCTCCAAACTGACTGCTTTTCTCTAcaaatatgcacatgcacacattgACTTGAGACCCTTTATCCATTCAAaagtgtgtacatatacacacatacaaagttctttaaaattttctttattctatagagacaaggtctcactatgttgcccaggttggtcagggctcaagcaatcctcccactctatgctcccaaagtgctgagattacaggcatgaaactgccacatttttcaaagtataaaaatcatACTGGCATTTACCAGTGTACTGATACTAATAGTTTTATGTAACTCAGGGAAAATAAGCCATTGAGACAAGTCTATTGAGAaggtaataaaatattaatttttaaaatatttctataaccAATTAACTATTCCAGTCACATTAAAACACTCATAAACCGaagggttttttaaaatgtttattttaagtaCAAAGAACTATCGTGGTTTTTCATGGCAGATGTCTTGGATAATCCTTTGAAGATCATTTagtccaactgaaaaaaaaaagcaggtaagaaattatttcaaaatgctttaaaaatctctACTTGATTTTCACAAAAACTGGCTCATTATAGAGTATTTAAATGGGCCTTTGACCCACCCAAACTAACTACACCAGGATCTGAATACTTTAAATATTAACTGAATGCGTACTCTGCAAACATCAACTATGTTTTAGAAGGATTTTTAGTAATGCTATTTCCGCTTCTTCCCTCAAAATTTttcccaaaacaaaacactacTAAATAAATCTTTATGAAATGCACGAGTTAGTTGTTCAGCAGGCAACTATAATTACAcggttcatttttgttttttgagacagtcttgctgtctcccagactgtagtgcagtggagccatcaacactcactgcagcctcagcctcctgggttcaagtgattctcccacctcggcctcctgagtagctgggaccacaggcccatgCAATCATACTAATGTAATTTCTGTAgacacaggttttcaccatgttggccaggcttgtggcttaaatcctggactcaagcgatccacccacctcgttggcctcccaaagtgctgggattacagatgtaaggcactgcgcctggcccagtttATCTAGGACACAGAGCTAGGGGGCGGGCCAAGGTCCATTTTCTTCGGTCATATACTACCTCCCAAATGAATAATGTGAACCTCCTCATTTTAACAGGAAGCATACACTGATAAAGTATTTGCTCAACGCTACCAAAACTGAGTTCACAGGTACTTTCTGTCCCTGTTGCACTGCAGAATTCATATTAACGATTTGCAACagacagggcgtggtggctcacgtctgtaatcccagcactttgaaaggccaaggcaggcggatcacctgagatcaggagtgcaagaccagcctggccgacatggtgaaacccacctccacaaaaaataaaaggctgcgcgtggtggcaaatgcctgtaattccagctactccagagactgaggcaggagaatcgcttgaattcgggACGAGGAGGTTGTAGGGAactgagaccacgccactgcactccagcctgggcaatacagtttTACATCATTACAGAACACGACCATAAACTTATCTATTTTTAACAAGTAGGTACTATTCAATACAAAATAAGAATCAGAAAGCTGGTGATTTTGTCTCAAGAgccaattataaatttttttcacctaaaaaaaaaaaccaaactactATGTACATGATTTTTAGAAGCCAAAAGTCTCATATAAACATTAACTTGATCAAGTGATAGAACCACTAAATGGCAGATCCTCGTTTGCTGAATACTAACAATGTCCTTCTGGCTCCAAAACTCAAGTTCATTCCAGTATATGCCGTTATCAAACATTTTTCGGTCAGTGGTTAATATTTACATTTGGTTAGAAAatactggccgggtgcagtggctcaagcctgtaatcccagcacttgggaggtcgaggcgggtggatcacgaggtcaggagatcgagaccatcctggtcaacatggtgaaaccccgtctctactaaaaatacaaaaaaaattagctgggcacggtggcgtgtgcctgtaatcccagctacttaggaggctgaggcaggacaattgcctgaacccaggaggcagagattgcggtgagccgagatcgcgccattgcactccagcctgggtaacaagagcgaaactccgtctcaaaaaaaaaaaaaaaaaaagaaaaaagaaaatatctaggTATTGCTGCGGGTGGTGACtcgcgcttataatcccagctactccggacgCTGtcgcagaattgcttgaacccactgTGGGTTcaaggggttgcagtgagccctaaCTTggaacaccactgcactccagcttgggtctcactctgtcttacAGGTACTTTTAAGACCGATAAGTAAAACAATTTTAGTGGCTTCCGTAAAGTGAGTTATTTCACCCAACACAATACATGGCACCTAAAACTGGCTAAGCTATCTAAGTAAAAAAGGGGTAGGAAAGACTAAGTCCTTCACCTCCCATTCTATTAATGTGACTGTCCAAACCATCAACACTGTCACCAGCTACCAACTATAAAAGAGGAAAAGCTCTGGGTCGAATGCTCAGAATTACTACCCGAGGGAAGATCTGTCGGTTGTCTTccgcagaaaaaaaaatcaccaccacGACCCTCTCCCCACAGTGGAAACAACATGCAGTACGCCCACGGACGCCTACCTTAATGAAACCTATATCCTTCGCGTACTGACGGAAACACTGGCGGCACATATTGAGACCATATTTCCGGATCAAACCGTGCCGGTTTGAACAGACtcgactgtaaaaaaaaaaaaaaaaaaaaaaagagaaacagcagtTTTGCAGGTCAAAGAAGTTACAAGACTCTGCACTCAAACGGCCACTACCCGCCTCCCGGGACTTCCCGGCCCCAGCCCAGGCCTGTAATGGCGGCACCAGCGGCTCCCAGTCGGCCTACTCCCTAGTGCCGCCCGTGGCCTCCTCTACTTTAGATTTTAAGCAGCTCAGCGATCTAGAGCAACGTTTCCCTAAAATCACAGACTATTTCTCACCAAGAGCGAGAACCCTGGCCGAATTTTCGCGGGTGGCTCCAGTACAGCTGCTGGTGACCCATTTTGCTCTCGGAAAGGCAACGAGGTAAAAGGAAGGAGCTACTCTACGCATGCGCTTTTCAAGTTTTTTTGAGAGTTTACCCAGAATGCAATGCTCAAAGGAAACGCGTGCGCAGTGTAGGCAGGTTGTTTCGTGAGATGAATCTTGGAGGCGTTGTGGGCCGGCCCACTTGATGACGTCACTACAACACAGCTTCTAGTGCTATTTTGCGCCGCTACTAGACCGCCGGACgcggtggcgcgtgtctgtagtcccagctattcgggaggctgaggctggaggatctcttgagtccaggagttctgggctgtagtgcgctatgccgatcgggtgtccgcactaagttcggcatcaatatggtgacctcccgggagcgggggaccaccaggttgcctaaggaggggtgaaccggcccaggtcggaaacggagcaggtcaaaactcccgtgctgatcagtagtgggatcgcgcctgtgaatagccactgcactccagcctgggcaacatagcgagaccctgtctcttttgaataaaaatacGTTAATTTTGAACTCCCAAGAAATGAATGTTCTCAATCTCTTATTGATTAaaccttttactttcttttatttaaaacgTTACATTTGGGAAAGGATTTTTTTCATCGACTCACCAGTGACACCTACTGGAATAAATGTACAAAACAACTTAAAATCAGCTGTAATAATCACGAGTCAACGGTAgggtttgcttttattttgttaaatagagtacgttttcatatttatttttttgacacactCTTCCAAGAAATACACCTACAccattccagaaaaaatatatatattctttggcATTTAGTATATTTAATTCTTAAATGTGATTGGCTGAATTTAAAGTAATAAGTAATGTGCAGTATATGTTGCTTTGACCAGATAATTTGGTGACAACTATGACCAGATAATTTGGTGACAACTAatgaaaagcaaatgcaaaaaaacaaatgTCAATAAACGAATTTCTGCTGAAAGATGCCTAAATTCCATATGGTCATTTATAATGCCTCCAGATAAAACTGCTCTGAAATCAAAGCTTTAACTAGATTTATAAAATGTAGCACATGGTGCAACAATTCAAGAAACCTTTACATATAAACTCTTAATTGAAATACACTTCTTTAAGGTATATTATGTCAGGGTTCCAGTGGGGTCCCCCCAACCCAATCATTAAGTTAGGCATTGCATTATATGATTAAGGAAGGAGGGGAGTCAGAGACTATTTATAAACTAGATATAGGGTTTCTATGTCTCAGCTTTGGAgctcccctctctctgtctctctacaggggagctgcttctttctttcttcccccttctttCCTGCCTATTAAATTCCTTGCtccttaaaactaaaaaataaatacaaataataaataaactggATGTAACTTGTTTCTTGCCCTCAAAATTTTCTAATCTAATCTACTGTAAAAAACAGGATTATCTCCAAGACCTCTTCCTTCAACGTTTGTACACCAACATTTATACAACTAAGGAAAATATTCTGTGTTCAATGATGGGAGTGCTCATGAAGTATGAGAGGACCAAAGAAGAGAAATTAATTCCAGCGTGAGGTACATATGAGAGACCTTTGAAGTAGCACTTGATGGAGCAGAATGCCTGGTGAAACGAAGAGCTTGAGCCAAGAGTTTGGGTAAGGTGAACAACTTTGTGTAACTAGAGTAGAAGATGCACAAAAGGCCTAGTGATAGGAATGAAAAGGTATTTTATATTAAAGCCTCATTGGGCAAGACCCAATGTCAAGCTTCTACAACTTTCCTATAATTTATATCAGTCACTAATGTGTGGTTTCCAAAAGCCATCTGCCTCTCAAAAGCTAATCTAACATTTGTCCACAATTTCTCAGGCCTCTCCTGGTTGGTCTCcataatatttaaaagattaCAGTGGTTCTTAGATCagttacattaatatttttagtacCCTGATATAGAATCCTTTGGGCCTAAAAAGTGTATTCATTTAGgagagggggggaaaaaaagacaaatgagaagCAATTAGTTGCATTTTGTTCAGAGAAGCAATTAGTTGCATTTTGTTCAATCTTtttctcgactcactgcaaactccacctcctgggttgaagcctcccaagcagctgggattacagggatgcgccaccacgtcaggctaattttgtatttttagtacaaaattgtaaatttttgtacaaaaggctggtctccaactcctgaca
Above is a window of Callithrix jacchus isolate 240 chromosome 8, calJac240_pri, whole genome shotgun sequence DNA encoding:
- the RPS29 gene encoding small ribosomal subunit protein uS14 — encoded protein: MGHQQLYWSHPRKFGQGSRSCRVCSNRHGLIRKYGLNMCRQCFRQYAKDIGFIKLD